One Thioclava sp. ES.031 genomic window, CAGCCCGCCACGATCGAGAAATTCTGCAATCGCGCGGCGGTGCTGCGCGACGGCCAACTTTATCAGTTCGACACTCTGGAAGAAGCGAAGCGGTTGTATGACTACCAGTCCTAAGGCCCCGAAATTCCGTATCCGCCGCGATGGTCCGGTAATCACGGGGAGCGATGGCTCGCTGCAACTGGGGGCCATGCCGCTGCAATCGGGCGCGGGCTACGCCGCCTCCGAGCCCGCCACGCCGCGCGCTTCGAACGCCTCGGCGGCCTCCGCCGCGCAAAGCGCGCCCTCCGCGAAGGCGCCGCAGCCGCAACGACAGCGCAAGCCGCAGCGCCAGCCGGACGATCCGTCCAACCTGTTCGAGCCGCAGGATGACGGGTTCGGCGATCAGAAATTCCCGACCGCAGGCCAGTCCGGCGCAGATGTGATCGATGCGGGCCAGCGCACCCCCGAGGAAGAAATCGACGCGATCCGCGCCGAGGGGCTGACCGGCCGCCAGTTGCGCCTCGCGCGTCGCATGGCCCAGAAACACGGCGTTCAGGCCAGTTCCGATTTCGAGGCCGTGCTGCTTCTGCGCCGCCGCGGGATCGACCCGTTCGACCGCTCGAATATCGTGGCGCTGGTGAAACCCGGCGAGGCGGAGGCGACCTCACGGGCGCTGGCGCGCACCGACGGGCCGGGCGCCGATACCCGCGTGAACCTGCCGCAGACGATCAAGCAGGGTCAGGTCCCCTCCACCGAGGTGATGAACGCGGACCGCCGCGCCGCCGAGATCCTGCGCATCCAGCGCGACATCGCCAAACGCCGCCGCCGCAAGCTGATGCTGCTGGCCGCGCGGCTGGGTTTCTTCGTGGTACTGCCGACGCTGATGGCCGCCTATTACTACTTCGCGATGGCCACGCCGATGTATGCGACGAAATCGGCCTTCGTGATCCAGAAAGCCGAAGGTATGGGCAATTCCGGGCTGGGCTCGCTGTTCTCGGGCACGCAGCTCGCCACCAATCAGGACTCGGTCACGGTGCAGTCCTATCTGCAATCGCGCGACGCGATGCAGCGACTCGACCGCGATCAGGGCTTCAAGCAGACCTTCGAGGATCAGAGCATCGACCCGCTGCAGCGGCTGCCGGAAAACGCGACGGACGAACAAGCCTACCGGCTCTATTCCAAGATGGTCCAGATCGGCTACGACCCCTCCGAGGGCATCGTGAAGATGGAAGTGATCGCCCCCGATCCGGTCAAATCGCAGAAATTCTCCGAGTCGCTGATCTCCTATGCCGAGGCGCAGGTGGACCAGCTGACCTCGCGGCTGCGCGACGACCAGATGAAGGGCGCGCGCGAAAGCTATGAGGATGCCGAGGCCAAGGTCTTCGCGGCGCAATCCAAGGTGCAGCAGCTGCAGGAAAAGGTCGGCGTGCTCGATCCCGTCAGCGAGAATTCGATGGTGATGGGTCAGGTCGCCAATCTGGAAAACCAGTTGCAGCAGAAGCGTCTCGAACTGGGGCAGCTGCTCGACAATCCGCGGCCCAATCAGGCGCGGGTTGCGGGCGTGCAAGGCGACATCAAGCGCATTCAGGCGCTTCTCGACACCACGCGCGGCCAGCTGACGACCGCGCGGCAGTCCACCGGCGGCGAGTCGCTCGCCGCCGTCACCGGCCAGCTGCAGATCGCCCAGGGCGAGCTGCAGACCCGGCAGATGCTGCTGTCGGCGGCCGCCCAGCAGATGGAAACCGCCCGGATCGAGGCCAACAAGCAGGTGCGCTATCTGGAGATGGGCGTGCGCCCCGTCGCGCCGGACGAGCCCACCTATCCGCGCGCTTTCGAGAACACGCTGTTGGCTTTCCTGATCTTCTCGGGCATCTATCTGATGCTGTCGCTCACAGCTTCGGTCCTGCGCGAGCAGGTCTCGAGCTGACCCCTGAGCGGCCCGTCACGAGGCTGCGGAGAGAGATATGAAAGACGTGAAAATTGGCGGGCTGACCGTCTCGAACGACCGCCCGCTGACGGTGATCGCGGGGCCCTGCCAGCTGGAAAGCCGCGACCATGCGATGATGATCGCGAAGGAAATGGCCCGCGCCTGCGATCAGGCCGGTGCGCAGTTCATCTTCAAGGCCAGCTACGACAAGGCAAACCGCACCAGCCTCAAGGGCAAGCGCGGCCTCGGCATCGACGCGGGCCTGAAGATCCTCGAAGAGGTGCGCGCCGAGATCGGCTGCCCGGTGCTTACCGACATCCACGACGCCGAGCAGGCCCGGATCGCGGGCGCCGTGGTCGACGTGATCCAGATCCCGGCCTTCCTGTGCCGCCAGACCGATCTGCTCTTGGCCGCGGGCGAGACCGGCTGCGTCGTGAACATCAAGAAGGGCCAGTTCCTCGCGCCGTGGGACATGCCGAACGTGGCCGACAAGGTCGCCTCGACGAGCAACGAGAATATCCTGCTGACCGAGCGCGGCACGTCGTTCGGCTACAACACGCTGGTCGCCGACATGCGCGGCCTGCCCGAGATGGCGAAGACCGGCTACCCGGTGATCATGGATGCGACCCATTCGGTGCAACAGCCCGGCGGTCAGGGCGGCTCCTCGGGCGGTCAGCGCGAATTCGCGCCGGTGATGGCGCGCGCCGCCGTGTCGCTGGGTATCGCGGGGGTATTCATCGAGACCCATGAGGCGCCCGACACCGCGCCCTCGGACGGGCCGAACATGATCCCGCTGAACCAGATGCCGAAGCTCGTGCAGACGCTGATGGAGTTCGACCGGATCGCCAAGGACGACCCGATCCGGCTGTAAGCGCCCATAAGGAAGGGCGCGCGAGAGACCCGCGCGCCCTGCCCTAATGTTTGAAAATGCCTCAGGCGTCGGCCACGACCTCGGCGCGCTGCTTGCCCAGACCTTCGATCTCCAGCTCCACCACGTCGCCCGGACGCAGGAAGCGCGGGGTCTCCATCCCCATCGCGACGCCCGGAGGGGTGCCGGTCGAGATCACGTCGCCCGGATGCAGCGTCATGAACTGCGACAGATAGCTGACCAGCGTCTTCACGCCGAAGACCATCGTCTCGGTCGAGCCGTTCTGCATCACCTCGCCATTCACGCTCAGCTTCATCGCCAGCTTCTGCGGATCGGCCACCGCGTCGCGCGTCACCAGATACGGGCCGAGCGGGCCGAAGCTGTCGCAGCTCTTGCCCTTGGTCCACTGGCCCGCGCGATCCTTCTGATAGCTGCGCTCGGAGACGTCATTGGCGAGCACGAACCCCGCGACGTAATCCATCGCATCCTCTTCCGAGACGTATTTCGCGGGCTTGCCGATCACGATGCCCAGCTCGACCTCCCAGTCGGTCTGCTCGGAGCCGCGCGGCAGCACGATCGGATCGTTCGGGCCTTGGATCGCGGAGGTGGCCTTCATGAAGATCAGCGGCTCGGGCGGCACCTGCGCCCCGGATTCCGCGGCGTGATCGGCATAGTTCAACCCGATGCAGATCATCTTGCCGATCCCGGCCACCGGCGCGCCCAGACGCGTGCCTTCCGGCACGACGGGCAGCTCCGACGCATCGAGCGAGCCGATCGCGGCCAGCCCGTCATCCGAGAGCACCGCGCCCCCGATATCTGCCACCTGCCCGGACAGGTCGCGGATCACGCCCTGATCGTCCATCAGCCCCGGTTTCTCGGCCCCGATCAGCCCATGACGCAGAAGTTTCATGTGATGTCCTCCTTCATGTTGGCGGCATCAAGCCCGTGCCGCGGCGAAGATGCAAGGGCGTCAGCGGACATGCAGGATGAAAATTCCGAGCAGAACCATGAGCGCAATCACCAGCGCGAAGAGCAGCAGATCGGGCCAGTTGGTGCCTTTTTCGTCCGGCGGTTCCTCGGCGTCGATCAGGGCGCGCAGCATCCGCATCCGCACGAAGGCGAGGATCACCACCACCCCGCCGCTCAGCACCATCGCGAGATCGGACCAGCCGGGAATATCCGCCCGCGTCAGCTTGGCGGCCGTCAGCCCGACGCCGACGATCGCGATGGCCGTGCGCAGCCAGGCCAGAAAGGTCCGTTCATTCGCGGCGTGATCCTTGAAATTCTCCTTCGCGGCCACTGTCACCCCTGCCTTTCCATCGCATCTGTCGCGGCGCGTCGCGGGCGTGCCTGAGAGGCCGTACGCCGCGCCGTTCCTGCACCAGAATCGCGCTGAGGCCCCGCCCGGTTCCCCGCTCGGGTCCTCGGCTCTGAAATCGGCACACCGCCCGGCCCTCTTGGAACTTTGGCCCACGCTTCAACCCGTCTCACGGCAAACGTGAGGCGCGGATCACGCGTTCGTTGCCGCGATCAGCGCTCCGGGAGCGCCTCGCGAGCATCTCTCGGTGCCATTTTCGCTAGAAAAACAAGCCCTACCCGGTGCGCGAACATTCCGCGCAGGAAGGCGCGATGCGGGGTCCGTTCAACCAAATTCATCATCGCGTGAGGTGAGGTGGTCGCGCCCCCGTGACTGCACCATCCTTAGCGTTCGCGAACATAAGGCCCCGCGCCACATGGTCGTGATCGTCCCTGAGCGGGGGTCGGAGCGCCCGACATCTGCACATATCTGAATGTTTGGGAACCGGTCACTCCGCCGTGCATTGTTCGTGAAAGAGACGTGAAAACAAACCGACCAACCGGGCTAAAGGGAGAATGGAACAGTGACGAGCATCCACGCGTCGCACCGGCTCGGCCCGGGTCAAGTCTGACACCGGAGCCAGCCTATGCAAATCACCGAAACGCTCGGCCTGCTGCTCGCGCTCAGCTTCGTCATCTCGCTTCTCGCGTTGACGATCCTGATCTGGGCGATCGCGAACAAGCAGGTCCACACGCCAGACGCCGATGACGCGCGGACCATTTTCGAGCCCGGCGAGGGCGCGGATATCGACTATCCCGACAAGCCCCACCATTTCGACACCGCCCGCAGCGGCATCGACGCGAATTCCTCCAGCGTCGTGATGTGGCTCATCGCGGCGGCGGTGTTCTGGCTGATCTACGGCTCGCTGCACGGGCTGGCCGCCTCGCTCGAACTCCACCTGCCCGACCTGATGTCGGGGACCGCGCAGATGACCTTCGGGCGGATGCGCACGGTCCACCTGAACTCGGTCGCCTATGGCTGGGCGAGCCAGGGCGGGCTGGCGGCGGTCTGCTGGATCATCCCGCGCATCTTCCGCACCAACCTGCGTATGACGGGCCTGCTGAAACTCGGCATCGTGCTGTGGAATATCGGTCTCGCGGCGGGCGTTCTGGCCATCGCGAACGGCTGGACCGACGGTCTCGAATGGCTCGAGATCCCGTGGCAGATCGACATCATCCTCGCCGCCGGCGCGGCGTGCTTCGTGGCCCCGCTGATCGCGACCGCGAAGAACCGTAACGTCCATCACATCTATGTCTCGGGCTGGTATTTCCTCGCGGGCGTGCTGTGGTTCCCGGTGCTCTTCATCGTCGCCAACATCCCCGGCGTCCATCACGGCGTCGAGCAGGCCACGATGAACTGGTGGTATGCGCATAACGTGCTGGGCCTGTGGCTGACGCCGCTGGGCGTGGGCACGGCCTATTACTTCATCCCGAAAATCATCGGCAAACCGGTCTATTCCTACGCGCTGTCGCTGGTGGGCTTCTGGGCGCTGGCGCTGTTCTACAGCCAGGTCGGCATCCACCACCTGATCGGCGGCCCCGTCCCCACCTGGCTGGTGACGCTTTCGGTCGTGCATTCGGTGATGATGTTCGTTCCCGTCATCGCGGTGGCGATCAACCAGCACGTCACGGTGGCGAGCAACCTCTGGGCGCTCAAGGAGTCGATGCCGCTGCGCTTCATCTCCTTCGGGGCGGTGATGTACACGCTGGCCTCGTTCCAGGGATCGATCGAGGCGCTGCGCTCGGTCAACACGATCACCCACTTCACCCATTACACGGTGGCGCACGCGCATCTGGGCGCCTATGCCTTCGTGTCGCTGGTGCTGATGGGCGCGATCTACCAGATCGTGCCGCGCGCGACGGGCAAATACTGGCCCTTCCCGCGCATGATCGCATGGCATTTCTGGCTGAACGTGATCGGCTTTGCCGTCTACTTCTTCTCGCTGACCATCGGCGGCATCCTGCAGGGCCTCGCCCAGCTCGATGCGACCAAGCCCTTCGCCGACAGCGTGATCCTGCTCAAGCCCTATCTCGAAGGCCGTTCGCTCGGCGGCGGGCTGATGACGCTGGGCCACGTGCTGCTGGCGATCAACCTCATCGCGATCGGCTTCGCCAAGAAGACCCGTGAGACCGAAACCGAAAACATGGTGGCTGCAGAATGAACCGCTATCTTCCTCTCGCAATCACGGCGCTGGCGATCCTTGCGCTCGCGACCCTGTTCCTGGTGATCGCGCCGGGCATGCAGATCAGCGCGCAAGGCCCGTCGCAGGGGCTCAAACCCTACACCGAGGCCGAGGCGCGCGGACGTGCCGTCTATGTCTCGATGGGCTGCCTTTACTGCCACTCGCAGCAGCCGCGCTCGCTGGCGCAGGCCCCCGATGCCGAACGTGGCTGGGGCCGCGCCTCGGTCGCGGGCGATTATGCCTATGACGACCCCCACCAGCTGGGCACGATGCGCACCGGGCCGGACCTGATGGATATCGGCGACCGCCTGCCCTCGCAGGCCTGGCAGCTGACCCACCTCTACCAGCCCCGCGCCATCGCGAGCTGGTCGATCATGCCCGCCTATCCCTACCTCTTCGAGCATAAGGACAAGGCCGGGCCCGACGATGTGGTGGTCAAGCTGCCCGCGCAATACGCGCCGAAATCCGGTGTGATCGTGGCCAAGCAGGATGCGCTCGACCTCGTGACCTATCTGCAGGGCATGAAGCGCCAATACGCCCCGCCGAAGGACGGTCTGCGCGACAACGGCTACGCGCTGATCGCCGAAAAGCAACGCGACGCGACCGATGCCACCACGGCCTCGAACTGAGACCAGGGAGACAACAATGACCGATAAGAAACCCGATCCCCGGCGTCCCGACGAAACCTTCGAGCCGTTCGAGGAAACCCGCCGCATCCCGTGGCCCGTCTATTCGATCGCGATCGCCCTCGCGATCTGGGGGGTGATCATGCTGGTCCAGACCAGCACCGCCGTTCAGGTTGCCGACAAGACGCAAGAAGAGGTGGCCAAGGAGGATAGCACCAAACTCGCGCAGGCCGCCGCACCCGATCTGGACGCGGGCAAGACGCTGTTTGCCGACAATTGCGCCACCTGCCACGGCGATGCGGGCGAAGGCGTGGCCGGCGCCTTCCCTCCGCTGCACGGCTCGGATGTCGTGAAGCTGGGCGGCGCGAAAGCCGTGACCCATATCGTGATGCGCGGCATCGGCGGCAAGCTCAACGTCAATGGCGACGGCTATGAGGGCCAGATGCCCGCCTTCGGCTCGGTTCTCAGCGACACCGAGATTTCCGAAATCGCATCCTACGTCGCGACCGGGCTCAATGACGACGCCAAGACGATCAGCGCCCCCGAGGTGGCCGATATCCGCAAGGTCGCCGGTGACAAGGACCCGTTCGATGGCGGGGCCGGGCTCGCCGGGCTGATCAACGACCTGCCCGCGCAGCCGAACTCCGAAGCGGCCGATCAGGGCTCCGATTCCGAGCGCGTCGCGCAGCTTGTGGGCAAAGGCACCGACACCGTCTGGGCCTGCGCAAGCTGTCACGGCGACAAGGGCGAAGGCATCGAGACCGTGCCGCGTCTGGCGGGCCTTCCGGCGCCCTATCTGGCCAAGCAGCTGCATGACTTCCAGAAAGGCACCCGGTTCAACGACTCGATGGCCTATGTCGCCAAGGGTCTCAGCGATCGCGAGATCGGCGAGCTCGCCAATTACTACGCGAGCATGAGCAGCCCGTCGGGCGCGAAACCGTCGCTGCAGGGCGATCTCAAGCGCGGCGCGCAGCTCGCCAAACAGGGCGATTGGTCGATCGGCGTTCCGGCCTGCTTCACCTGTCACGGGCCCTCGGGCGTCGGCGTCGCGCCGAACTTCCCCGGGATCGTCGCCCAACAGCCCAGCTATGTCGCGCATCAGCTCGCGATGTGGGCGGGCGGCGCGCGCCATAACTCGCCGCTCGGCCTGATGGCGGGGATCGGCAAGGCCCTGAACGACGCGGATCGCCGCGCCGTGGCCGACTACCTCGCCTCGCTCGCCCCGATGCCGGCGATGGACAAAACCGAACTGGCCGCGATGGAAAGCAACATCCCGGTCCGTGAAGGAGTGGATCAATGAGTAACAAGCACCCGTCCGATATCCCTCCGCGCGGAGAGACCAAATCCTCCCGCGGGCAAACCGTGCTGCGGGCGATCCTCGCAGTGGGCGGCGGCCTCGTGCTGGTCGTGCTGGGCTCGCTCCTCGTCGATTTCGGCCTCGCACCCAGCTGGCTGACCGGCGCCACCCGCGACCAGAGCGAAGCCGAGACCGCGGCTGCGCAAAGCGGCGGCGACGGCAAGCAGGCCGCGCTGTTCCAGCCGCCTGCGGAAAGCACCATCCCCGATGACGACTTCGGCAAATCGGTGCGCCGCGGCATGGCGATCTTCAACGATACCGGCACCAACGCGCATGACTTCGTGGGCAACGACCTGTCCTGTTCGAACTGCCACCTCGACGCGGGCCGTCAGGCCTATTCCGCGCCGATGTGGGCCGCCTACCCGGTCTATCCGAAATATCGCGGCAAGAACAAAATGGTGAACACCATGGAGGACCGCATCAAGGGCTGCTTCACCTATTCGATGAACGCACAAGGCTCGCCCTCGGGTGGCCCGCCGCCCTATGGCTCGGATGTCTATCGCGACCTGCAGGCCTATTTCTTCTGGATGTCCAAGGGCCTGCCCACGGGCGAGAAACCGGAAGGCGCAGGCTTCGGCAAGATCGACAAGCCCGCGCAAGACCCCTCGCGCCAGCGCGGCGAAGAGGTCTTCGCCGAGAACTGCGCGGTCTGCCACGGCGCCGACGGTCAGGGCCAGAAGGACATCAATGGCAAGGTCGTCTTCCCGCCGCTCTGGGGGCCGCACAGCTTCAACTGGGGGGCTGGCATGCACAAGGTCGATGCCGCCGCCGCCTTCATCAAGCACAACATGCCGCTGTCGGAGCCGAACAAGCTCAGCGTGCAGGAAGCGTGGGACGTGGCCGCCTTCGTCGACAGCCATCCGCGCCCGAACGACCCGCGCCAGATCGGCAACGTGACGGTGAAGGACGCCTTCGACAAATGGCACCACAAGCATCAGGGCTACTACGGCAAGGAAGTCGATGGTGAGCTGATGGGTCCGGGCTACCCGTCCGGCGATCAGGCCTCCGTGCCCGCGCAAAACGAAAACTCGGGCGGCTAAGCCTTTCCCTTAGACGACCCGAACGGGCCGGCGCAGCGATGCGCCGGCCCTTTTTTGCGCCCCACTCCCCCCTCCGCGCGCTTGCCTTTGGCGGCCTGCGCTGCAATATGTCTGGTGGAACATATCGAAGGAGGCCTCATGTCCCTGCCCCGCATCCTCGCCCTCGCGCTGATCCCGGCGAGCCTCGCGCTGCCCGCCCGCGCCGAGGACGTCACGATCTTTGCCGCTGCCTCGATGAAGACCGCGCTCGATCAGGTAGCGAAAGCATGGGAGGAAAAGACCGGCGATGTGGCGCATATCTCCTACGCGGGCTCGGGCGCGCTGGCCCGTCAGATCGCCGCCGGGGCGCCTGCGGACATCTACATCTCCGCCAATCCGGGCTGGATGGAGACGGTCGCGAAGACGGGCCGGATCGAGACGCAAGAGGACCTTCTGGCCAACCACCTCGTGCTGATCGCCCATGACCCGAAGGCCGCGCCGGTGACGATCTCCCCCGATCTGGATTTCGATAAGCTTTTGAATGGCGGCAAGCTCGCGATGTCGCTGGTGAGCGCGGTGCCCGCGGGGCAATACGGCAAGGCGGCGCTAGAGCACTACGGGCTCTGGGCCAAGGTCGAACCCGAAGTCGCGCAGGCCGATAACGTGCGCGCGACACTGGCAATGGTGGCCCTTGGCGCCGCCCCCTACGGCATCACCTACGCGACCGACGCCGTGGCCGAGCCGCGCGTGCATGTCGTGGCGACCTTCCCCGCGGACAGCCACCCGCCGATCCGCTACCCCGCCGCCCGCCTCACCGAGAGCGACGCGGCCAAAAGCTTCTATGCCGAGCTGAAATCGGACGCGGCGGCAAAAATCTTCCACGACCAAGGCTTCGAGACGCTGAAATGAGCTGGCTGTCGCCCTCTGACTGGCAAGCGGTTGTCCTGTCGCTGAAAGTAGCGGGCTGGGCGACGGCTCTCTCGCTGCCGCCGGGCCTGTTCGTGGCCTATGCGCTGGCGCGTTGGCGTTTTCCCGGGCGCAGCCTCGTCAACGGGCTGGTGCATCTGCCGCTGATCCTGCCGCCTGTCGTCACCGGCTACCTGCTGCTGATCGGCTTCGCGCCGAACGGGGTGATCGGGGCGGCGCTGGCGAAGATCGGGATCACGGTCGCCTTTTCGTGGCGCGGGGCGGCGCTGGCCGCCGGGATCATGGCCTTTCCGCTGATGGTGCGCGCGATCCGGCTCGCGATCGAGGCGGTGGACCCGAAGCTGGAACAGGCGGCCTCCACCCTCGGGGCATCGCGCATCGCCAGTTTCGCAACGATCACCCTGCCCTTGATCCTTCCCGGCATCCTTGCCGGAAGCATCACCGCCTTCGCCAAGGCGATGGGCGAATTCGGCGCGACGATCACCTTCGTGTCGAACATTCCCGGCCAGACCCAGACCCTGCCGCTCGCGATCTATTCGCAATTGCAGGTGCCCGGCGGCGAGGCGGATGCCGCGCGGCTGGTGGTGATCTCGGTCACGCTGGCGCTTGGCGCGCTGTTGGTCTCGGAATGGCTGGCGCGACGAATCGCGGCGCGGATCGCGGGGCAGACCTGATGCTGGAAATCTCGCTCAGCCATCGCCTGCCCGCGCTCGATCTGGACGTCGATTTCACCGCGCCCGAAGGCGTCACCGCGCTGTTTGGCCCCTCCGGCGCGGGCAAGACGACGGTGGTGAACGCAGTCGCGGGGTTGTTGCGTCCCGACCGGGGGCGGATCGTGGTGAATGGCGAGGTGCTGCTCGAGACCGAGGCCGGGATCTGCCTGCCGCCCCATAAGCGGCGCATCGGGTATGTTTTTCAGGACGCGCGGCTGTTCCCCCATCTGAGCGTCAAATCGAACCTGCTTTACGGTCAGCGCTTCAACAAAACCAAGACCGCGCCGGAGTTCGACCGGATCATCGAGATGCTCGGCCTCGGCGCGCTGCTGGAGCGTCGTCCCGCCGCGCTCTCGGGGGGTGAAAAAAGCCGCGTCGCCTTGGGACGCGCGATCCTGTCGAACCCGCGCATGCTGCTGATGGACGAGCCGCTGGCCGCGCTGGATGCCGCACGGAAGGCGGAAATTCTTCAATATATCGAGCGGTTACGCGACGAAGTTAAACTGCCCATCCTCTATGTCAGCCACGCCCCCGCCGAGGTCGCGCGGCTTGCGACCTCGATCGCGCTGATCGAGACCGGACGCCTGCGCGGCTTCGGCCCGGCGCGCGAAATCCTGTCCGACCCGACGCTCGCCCCCGCCCTCGGGCAGCGCGAAGCGGGCGCGGTGATCTCGGGTCGCGTTCAGTCGCAGGAGGCCGATGGGCTGGCCCGGATCGAGACCGCTGGCGGGCCGGTGCTGCTGCCCTATCCGGCAGGCCAGCCCGGCCAGTCGCTGCGGCTGCGCATCCATGCGGGCGACGTGACACTGGCGGTGGGTCGCCCCGAGGGGCTGTCCGCGCTCAACATCCTGCCCGTGACGGTCGCGGAGCTGCGCCCCGCGGATCCGCCCAGCGTCTATGTCCGCCTGAAGATGGGCGACGAACACCTGCTGGCCCGGCTCACCACCCGCTCGGTCGAGGCACTTCGCCTGACCGAGGGGATGGCCTGCCACGCGATCATCAAGGCGATGTCGGTGGCCTCCGAAGATGTGGGCTAGCGGGGTTTACCCCGCCAGCAGCGCCGCGTTACCGCCCGCCGCGGTGGTGTCGACGCACAGATGCCGCTCGTGGAGGACATCGGCCTTCTGCACCGCGCCGGTGGTCAGCGTCAGGATCGGCCCTTCGCGCTTCGCCAGTGCTTTCACGAGGGCGCGGGTATCGTGGCCCCACCAGATTACGCCCGCGATATCCTCAAGCGTTTCAAGCACTTCCGGGGCGATCTTGCCATCGGCCCCGACGGCCACGCCGCCCAGCTTCTCGACCGCCTTGATCTGCGCGACCTGCGCAGCCTCGCCCGGGCCGAGGCACAGGATCGGTCCGCGCGGATAGCGGCGCAGCGTGTTCGCCTCGCCCGTCGGCCCCGGCAGCTCGAGCGCTTCGAGCGGCTCGCTCGCCTCGGCCTTCGCCGCCGCTTTCGCAAGCTTCTTGCGCAGCGCATCGAGATCGGCCTTGTGGCCCCATTCGCCATTCTTCGACGACGCCTCGGGCGCCATCGCGAAGCGCGTGAGATACAGCGGACCGCCCGCTTTCGGCCCCGTGCCCGACAGCCCCTCGCCGCCGAAGGGCTGCGAGCCCACGACCGCGCCGATCTGGTTGCGGTTGACGTAGAGATTACCGACATGCAGCGCGTCCGAGACCTCCTGCACGCGGTTGTCGATCCGGCTGTGCAAGCCCGCCGTCAGCCCGTAGCCGGTGGCGTTGATCGCGGCGAAGACCTTCTCGATATCCTCGGCGCGATAGGTCGCGATATGCAGAACCGGGCCGAAGACCTCACGCTCCAGCGCCTCGACGCCGGAGACTTTCACCAGCGTCGGCGCGATGAAATGCCCCTTGGACGGCGCGTCGAGCTTGTGCAGCACGCGGCCCTCTTTCTCGGCAGTCGCGATATAGGCGGCGATATCGGCCTGCGCCTCGTCATCGATCACCGGGCCGACATCGGTCGACAGATACCACGGATCTCCCAGCGACAGCTCGTCCATCGCGCCCTTGATCATCGAGATCAGCCCCTCGGCCACGTCTTCCTGCACATAGAGGCAGCGCAGCGCCGAGCAGCGTTGACCCGCCGACTGGAAAGCCGAGGCGATGATGTCGCGCGTCGCCTGTTCGGGCAGCGCGGTCGAGTCCACGATCATCGCGTTCAGACCACCGGTCTCCGCGATCAGCGGCGCGGTCGGGTCGAGATTGTCGGCCATCGACCGGCGGATCATCTTCGCCGTCTCCGTCGAGCCGGTGAAGGCGATGCCCGCGATCTTCGGGTTGGACGACAGGGCCGCGCCCACCGTCTCGCCCCGCCCCG contains:
- a CDS encoding c-type cytochrome yields the protein MTDKKPDPRRPDETFEPFEETRRIPWPVYSIAIALAIWGVIMLVQTSTAVQVADKTQEEVAKEDSTKLAQAAAPDLDAGKTLFADNCATCHGDAGEGVAGAFPPLHGSDVVKLGGAKAVTHIVMRGIGGKLNVNGDGYEGQMPAFGSVLSDTEISEIASYVATGLNDDAKTISAPEVADIRKVAGDKDPFDGGAGLAGLINDLPAQPNSEAADQGSDSERVAQLVGKGTDTVWACASCHGDKGEGIETVPRLAGLPAPYLAKQLHDFQKGTRFNDSMAYVAKGLSDREIGELANYYASMSSPSGAKPSLQGDLKRGAQLAKQGDWSIGVPACFTCHGPSGVGVAPNFPGIVAQQPSYVAHQLAMWAGGARHNSPLGLMAGIGKALNDADRRAVADYLASLAPMPAMDKTELAAMESNIPVREGVDQ
- the kdsA gene encoding 3-deoxy-8-phosphooctulonate synthase; the encoded protein is MKDVKIGGLTVSNDRPLTVIAGPCQLESRDHAMMIAKEMARACDQAGAQFIFKASYDKANRTSLKGKRGLGIDAGLKILEEVRAEIGCPVLTDIHDAEQARIAGAVVDVIQIPAFLCRQTDLLLAAGETGCVVNIKKGQFLAPWDMPNVADKVASTSNENILLTERGTSFGYNTLVADMRGLPEMAKTGYPVIMDATHSVQQPGGQGGSSGGQREFAPVMARAAVSLGIAGVFIETHEAPDTAPSDGPNMIPLNQMPKLVQTLMEFDRIAKDDPIRL
- a CDS encoding cbb3-type cytochrome c oxidase subunit I — protein: MQITETLGLLLALSFVISLLALTILIWAIANKQVHTPDADDARTIFEPGEGADIDYPDKPHHFDTARSGIDANSSSVVMWLIAAAVFWLIYGSLHGLAASLELHLPDLMSGTAQMTFGRMRTVHLNSVAYGWASQGGLAAVCWIIPRIFRTNLRMTGLLKLGIVLWNIGLAAGVLAIANGWTDGLEWLEIPWQIDIILAAGAACFVAPLIATAKNRNVHHIYVSGWYFLAGVLWFPVLFIVANIPGVHHGVEQATMNWWYAHNVLGLWLTPLGVGTAYYFIPKIIGKPVYSYALSLVGFWALALFYSQVGIHHLIGGPVPTWLVTLSVVHSVMMFVPVIAVAINQHVTVASNLWALKESMPLRFISFGAVMYTLASFQGSIEALRSVNTITHFTHYTVAHAHLGAYAFVSLVLMGAIYQIVPRATGKYWPFPRMIAWHFWLNVIGFAVYFFSLTIGGILQGLAQLDATKPFADSVILLKPYLEGRSLGGGLMTLGHVLLAINLIAIGFAKKTRETETENMVAAE
- a CDS encoding fumarylacetoacetate hydrolase family protein, with the translated sequence MKLLRHGLIGAEKPGLMDDQGVIRDLSGQVADIGGAVLSDDGLAAIGSLDASELPVVPEGTRLGAPVAGIGKMICIGLNYADHAAESGAQVPPEPLIFMKATSAIQGPNDPIVLPRGSEQTDWEVELGIVIGKPAKYVSEEDAMDYVAGFVLANDVSERSYQKDRAGQWTKGKSCDSFGPLGPYLVTRDAVADPQKLAMKLSVNGEVMQNGSTETMVFGVKTLVSYLSQFMTLHPGDVISTGTPPGVAMGMETPRFLRPGDVVELEIEGLGKQRAEVVADA
- a CDS encoding capsule biosynthesis protein, giving the protein MTTSPKAPKFRIRRDGPVITGSDGSLQLGAMPLQSGAGYAASEPATPRASNASAASAAQSAPSAKAPQPQRQRKPQRQPDDPSNLFEPQDDGFGDQKFPTAGQSGADVIDAGQRTPEEEIDAIRAEGLTGRQLRLARRMAQKHGVQASSDFEAVLLLRRRGIDPFDRSNIVALVKPGEAEATSRALARTDGPGADTRVNLPQTIKQGQVPSTEVMNADRRAAEILRIQRDIAKRRRRKLMLLAARLGFFVVLPTLMAAYYYFAMATPMYATKSAFVIQKAEGMGNSGLGSLFSGTQLATNQDSVTVQSYLQSRDAMQRLDRDQGFKQTFEDQSIDPLQRLPENATDEQAYRLYSKMVQIGYDPSEGIVKMEVIAPDPVKSQKFSESLISYAEAQVDQLTSRLRDDQMKGARESYEDAEAKVFAAQSKVQQLQEKVGVLDPVSENSMVMGQVANLENQLQQKRLELGQLLDNPRPNQARVAGVQGDIKRIQALLDTTRGQLTTARQSTGGESLAAVTGQLQIAQGELQTRQMLLSAAAQQMETARIEANKQVRYLEMGVRPVAPDEPTYPRAFENTLLAFLIFSGIYLMLSLTASVLREQVSS
- a CDS encoding cbb3-type cytochrome c oxidase subunit II codes for the protein MNRYLPLAITALAILALATLFLVIAPGMQISAQGPSQGLKPYTEAEARGRAVYVSMGCLYCHSQQPRSLAQAPDAERGWGRASVAGDYAYDDPHQLGTMRTGPDLMDIGDRLPSQAWQLTHLYQPRAIASWSIMPAYPYLFEHKDKAGPDDVVVKLPAQYAPKSGVIVAKQDALDLVTYLQGMKRQYAPPKDGLRDNGYALIAEKQRDATDATTASN
- a CDS encoding YidH family protein, encoding MTVAAKENFKDHAANERTFLAWLRTAIAIVGVGLTAAKLTRADIPGWSDLAMVLSGGVVVILAFVRMRMLRALIDAEEPPDEKGTNWPDLLLFALVIALMVLLGIFILHVR